GTTTTCGTTCCTTCATCTATTTCCGATAAAAGGGTGTATACTAGTCAGGTATATGCCACAGTAGCTTAAGATATCGGTATTTCTACCCTACTTTTATAACACACGCGGTACGGTTTCAAATAATAGTAATTACGTGCCCCAATGATATTCCCTACAGAGCCGCGCCTTggctaatactgtaaatgcagaaatgttcgcggtagttttatgttcgcggttttcgaggTAGCCActttactgcgaacttaaaaccaccgcgaacatttttccattatagtatgtgactacagtctacggtgctaccgcaaacttaaaaccaccgcgatagtccattttcccgctaccgtgaaagtGATCCCCGCGAACCTAATTCCTATAGCCCTCTCCTTTCTTCATCATTACACAATACTGTCANNNNNNNNNNNNNNNNNNNNNNNNNNNNNNNNNNNNNNNNNNNNNNNNNNNNNNNNNNNNNNNNNNNNNNNNNNNNNNNNNNNNNNNNNNNNNNNNNNNNNNNNNNNNNNNNNNNNNNNNNNNNNNNNNNNNNNNNNNNNNNNNNNNNNNNNNNNNNNNNNNNNNNNNNNNNNNNNNNNNNNNNNNNNNNNNNNNNNNNNNNNNNNNNNNNNNNNNNNNNNNNNNNNNNNNNNNNNNNNNNNNNNNNNNNNNNNNNNNNNNNNNNNNNNNNNNNNNNNNNNNNNNNNNNNNNNNNNNNNNNNNNNNNNNNNNNNNNNNNNNNNNNNNNNNNNNNNNNNNNNNNNNNNNNNNNNNNNNNNNNNNNNNNNNNNNNNNNNNNNNNNNNNNNNNNNNNNNNNNNNNNNNNNNNNNNNNNNNNNNNNNNNNNNNNNNNNNNNNNNNNNNNNNNNNNNNNNNNNNNNNNNNNNNNNNNNNNNNNNNNNNNNNNNNNNNNNNNNNNNNNNNNNNNNNNNNNNNNNNNNNNNNNNNNNNNNNNNNNNNNNNNNNNNNNNNNNNNNNNNNNNNNNNNNNNNNNNNNNCATTCGTCATAATCATCTGTCATTTTCTGGGTACAAttagttacaacaattttcatcaatcaatgactgtttttgaaaaggtacagtacataccttccaaattttcgatgtctaccatcATCGGTACATGATGTattggtagacatcgaaaatttgggaggtatgtcctgtaccttttcaaaaacagtcattgattgatgaaaattgttgtaactgtttgcatacgtgactgatgaacctcttcaatgagTACAATTAatttcgccaagaaggttatagaATTCATATTTGGTAACATGTATATGCGGTTAAGAGTACACTCGTCGGCCTTTAGTTACGCACCTTACGACctcaattgtattttcaatacaGTTAAAATCATCAGTCTGTCTCAGGATATGGCTAAAGAGAATGCCAAACTGTCTAGAGAGATTGACAAGCTCAGGACGGAACTGCAGTTACCTTCACAAACTGATCTGGAAGGTAAGTACGTAATGTCCTTATATAATGGATTCCCAATTTCTGCTTTGAATAAACACGAAAATACCTCATTTTCAACAAATCGTTCCTTTCATTAAATATGCTCACTGTATACAAACGTGCTTTTCTGTTACTCATTTTGGTTGGATAAATCTGGCATGATTGTAAAAAACAATCCGACTCTCGTTTTCATCAGAGTCTCTTGGACCTCGGGACCAACCTGGAGGCATNNNNNNNNNNNNNNNNNNNNNNNNNNNNNNNNNNNNNNNNNNNNNNNNNNNNNNNNNNNNNNNNNNNNNNNNNNNNNNNNNNNNNNNNNNNNNNNNNNNNNNNNNNNNNNNNNNNNNNNNNNNNNNNNNNNNNNNNNNNNNNNNNNNNNNNNNNNNNNNNNNNNNNNNNNNNNNNNNNNNNNNNNNNNNNNNNNNNNNNNNNNNNNNNNNNNNNNNNNNNNNNNNNNNNNNNNNNNNNNNNNNNNNNNNNNNNNNNNNNNNNNNNNNNNNNNNNNNNNNNNNNNNNNNNNNNNNNNNNNNNNNNNNNNNNNNNNNNNNNNNNNNNNNNNNNNNNNNNNNNNNNNNNNNNNNNNNNNNNNNNNNTGCACTTTCTGAGCCTCTGACCTTTTGCGCAATATATTGTCTTACTTCTTACATGATTGTAATCCTACGACCTTTTCTAGCGTCCTGCCCCGAAGGTTATACCATGTGGCGTGAAACCTGCTACAAAGCGTTCAACGAATATAAATTCATGGTGTCGACCCGGTTCAGCGAAGCGACCGAGACCTGTCGCAAAGATGGCggtaccctcgccatgccccgagacgctgagactaACAAGTTCCTAGTCTCCTTGGAGCGAAACAAAGGGAGCTTTtactggatcggcctgcacgatcagcgctcGGAGGGAAAGTTTGAGTGGGTGGACGGGTCTGCGCTTGGAAAGTACAGCTCGTGGACTGTGGAACAACCAGACAGCAGATACGGGGATGAAGACTGCGTTGCTTTCTCCAGCCATTCCGGTCGGGGGCATTGGTATGCCTTGAAATGCCACTACAGATCATACATCTTCTGCCAGGTGGCTCCAGGTACTTCACTCAAAAGGCACCATTtatctagtctccaagcagNNNNNNNNNNNNNNNNNNNNNNNNNNNNNNNNNNNNNNNNNNNNNNNNNNNNNNNNNNNNNNNNNNNNNNNNNNNNNNNNNNNNNNNNNNNNNNNNNNNNTTGTTCTAAATGATATAtatgtaatacagtagaagccgctttattgcacagcctatttgccagcttattttgtgccattatcCGGCTGgcgcgataatgcgaagttatctgaggtggaccgcactggtttgggattccgTGAAGCTAaaagaagtgtgcgttaatctgttgtgcaattaattggcttctactgtatgggATTATATAAAATATGTCTAAAGGATAACACAGCTGAATATATATTCTCTTTACAATCTAATTATAGAAAGTTATTCTCATTttccttcattcattgattTACAGGACGTATCTACGAGCTCTCATGAGACGATTTGCAGATCGCGCGCTGCCGTCTTCTGATTTTTCTTAGAAAACAGAAAGAATAGGAAACTGAAGTTTTAAATTATTAGTCTGTTAAATGATATTCTAATACACATGTTAGCAATTGACGAGTTTCGTGTAAAATGTGATTATGTCACTCACACACTAGAGCTTGTGagttttcttcaaatttttcgatgtttttttttctgtttttcatttgattttttttcttacatttgcTCAGATGTTCCATTTAAGAACAATGAATAGTATGTAATTTAATTAAGGCTAATGGTTGTAAATTTAATGATGGCTATTttctgaatatatatatatatatatatataaacaggaCAGCTTTGCTTGTCACATAACCTGTTCAATGGGATTGCAAAATGCAGTTTTATGTCCTGTCAAATATATTTAACTTTGTATGAGTTGATCTTGTAAAACTTTTATTCCAGGGAAATGCCAGACCCTGGATCTATAAaaagatatactagtaacagaaAACATTAGTAAGGTTTACTATGGTCTGGACTTGAGTGACAGTCGACAAAAAATAGTTGTGGCATGAGAGCTAAAAACAGACGATTGGACATTCAATGATTATTTTGAGCTTTACAATGTGGTTTGCTGGAGATTTAGAAGTGATAGAGTAGAAGCTTAAGCGCCGTCTGCCATGTTATTTGTTTTAACCAGTTATTTGTCAACCTGTATTTGTTGTGACCAGCTCTAGGCTATACTATTATAGAACAAATACTGTTGTAGTGTCTAACAGGAAGAACAACTCACTTTTATTTTCGAGTGTGTAACTCAAGTCTCAAGTTGttaattaatgaatgaagacctttattgcacatttttgccacaccgggctaagtgcaggtcacaacaagacatgttgaaaagatacagttcacagatacaaaatgagactattgctggataaattcaacttctcctcgcttttctgttatagtggagataaaagagcagatatgttttataatAATAAGGGactggacaaatttggccactatagacaggtggcctctgtatagaggtggcaacttgtagataaaatacccaagggaccgacaaaaagtggccactatggacaggtggcccctctgtagaggtggcccctaatacaggtttgactgtatatagtgtctTAAATAATCCTCTAGTCTTCTTTACGTTTCGGTAGCAAACTTTAATCTTTTGTAGTAAACTTTGATCTTTGGCTGATACAAATTGGTTTGGCTCTCGTGACAGGAGTAAATGGAGAGGCGGAGTTATTAAGTTTTTACATGAATATAATATGTCTCCACTGTTCAAAGTGTGACGATTGAAGACAATCAAATACTGTAAGCTTTCATCTTTTCTGGTCCGTAAGTTGCCTGAGAAAAGATGCATATTGAATCGGCTCTCGTGACAGACTTAATTGGACCGGCGGAGTTATTACGTTTCTATGTGATACGTCTCGACGGTTCAAAGTGTTGAAGATTGAAGAAAGTAAACTTAAATCTTCTGTAGTCTGTAACTTCGGTTGATCAAAGATACATATTGAACCGGCTATCGTGAAAGGCTTAAATAGACGAACGGTGTAGGACGTGTTTCTGCTGTCCAGTCTCAAGCTGAAAATCGCCATCATGTCGGAAGAGGATCAGCAATCCCAAGCCAACACTGGAGGTAACAAGTTTTTATTGTTTCTCTGCCTGATTCTTATTTTTCGACAAAAGACAGAAATTTGCCCACGCCACTTTGTAAGGGTTTCTGCTCACAGTGTTATCGCGTCAGACATATGCTGTGAATTTCCTGACTAAGTCTGATCTTAAAAAGATATATACTCAAAACGTCCCGAAAATCAGCAGAAAAAGAGGTGGACAAATATATTCGTTGGGTTCATTACATGGACTTTTCTAAAACCTTGCCTCCGcaattttgacactttttgaagGGTCACGTATCAGGGGTCATCGCGTCAGACAGATGACTtctgaaaataaacatttcGATAAATTTGCAGTTTGTCTGATACCTGAATTGACCTGGGACAACTTTGAGAAACTTCTTCAgattattttacatgtaccatgtttttAAATATCAACATTTTCCCCAGGCACCACGCCCCAGCAGCAGTCCCAGACTTATTGGAGGTCCcttgcggacgccgctgcgaacATACCCAACACgatgtacgtctccagagcaggtaaaataTTTTGATAGAAACGGCTTTctgagccatgtttgggaccgttttctcaccgcaaaagcgccacctacatcggctacatgagaagcagaactctagttagaagctctgacgaaggtgtctgagagacatcgaaacgtaagcaatgtaagtactttctggttgtgtaataagaattctacttcatcctatattctaccaacctgatgaaacttttttCGGGAGTCTAAAGCAGTTGTCACTAAGACGTTGTGACGTTACTTGAAATGATCTGATTCCTAATTAGTTCCTTCATCTATTATTACTGATGGAAGAGCCTGTGCACGATTTGTTACAATAGCGCCACATATATTCATCAGAAAAGCGGTATCGTAATGAAGAATAGTAAGCAAATGCCCTAATTATAGAAGTATTGATTCAAAGCTTACAGTGAATATAGAGAAACACAACTTCAAAGAGTcttcaaacattttggaaaatgttTCATTTATCTGACATCAACACAGGTGCAACGTACGATACGGGCGCTAACAACAAGATTAAGACGAAGTATCGCAGCCTCCTCAAAAATCCGTTGCACACCGCTGGGTTTGTGTTCTGCCTGGTAGTCGCCATCATGCTGCCATATTTGACAGGTACAGTAGGCCCGTTTTACTCTCGAAACAGAGGTTGGGTTTTGGCTTTTTCATGACGCGTTGCGGGCGTTTTCGCCGGGTTCTCCATTTTGTCCCGTTTTCtaaaacgtcaaaaaaacaGCCGAGGTCGAACCTTTGCTTTTTAGAGAGCAGGTCCTTTTAATTTATTTCTTCAAATTAGACATGATGACTTCATCAGGCTTGTCAGTTTAAAGCTCAGCTTGTCGGAGTATTAATTATAATAATCTGTCATTTTCGTTGAGTACCATtactttcgccaagaaggttatagcATGTATATGTTTGGTACCGTGTAAATGTAGTTAATTATATAACTTAAGTGGCTACAAGTCGATTAATATGAAGCTATAGGTTGTTAGGTACTCTGAAATCGAataattgcccccccccccccccccgtacggGTTTCTAAGggactgcagcagaaattctgtttTTCCTATTTTGGAACCTGGACCAGTTATGGTTACCAATTTCGAATCAATCAAAGGGATAGGCAAAGTAACTAGTTCTCGGAAATAATGTACATGCGTTTGCGCAATTCGACCTTTACTTATACGCATGTTATCACCTCAATTGCATCTTCAACACAGTTAAAGTCATCAGTCTGTCTGAGGATATGGCCAAACTGTCAAAAGAGATTGCCAAGCTCCGGACAGGACTGCGGTTTCCTGAACAAACTGATCTGGAAGGTAAGTACATAATGCCCTTGTATATAATGGATTGCCGATTTCTACCTAAGCCCTTGTTTATTGATACCAGAAAATACCTCATTTTCAACAATTAGTTCGTAACTGGTAGCgagttcggctcggaatctagaggtcctgagttagatccccgccgtgcccccgacgttgtgccgtTGGGGTTGTgcactttacacaaccttcctcacaagttcacccaggtgtaaaaatgggtacctaacttcggtcggggaggtaaaggactacctttaccttctgtctgtaccgtgtatgtggcactgctaATATATAAGTTACGTATACAAGACTttagtgcagtgccacattgtcctcgtctgtccaaaagcaaatagttggtttttttcttcaaaatgctCACCATGTATGTACTTTTGTGTAACTCACGATGGTAGAAAAAATGTGGCGTGGTTGTAAAACCATAGATTCGTTTTATCAGAGTCTCTTGGACCTCTGAACCAAACTGGaaccatggggccagctggtcaTCCTAGAGAAGGGGGAGTCATGGGATCGGGACCGACTGGCCCTGTGTCTGTCGGACCCCCAGGGGCAAAGGGAGCTACTGGACTAACTGAACGAGGTGAGGCATCAATAATAGTTTCTAAGCAAACTTCTGACCTTTtgcacaatactgtaaatgtatttaagttcgcggggatttgatttcgcggtagcactatacactgcggtggttttaagttcgcggtagcaccatgcactgtagtctcttactgccatggaaaaatgttcacggtggttttaagttcgcggtgacattaaaccaccgcaaaagtttctgtatctacagtaTATTTTCTTACTAGCTGTACTTACTTGATTGTAATTCTTCAACCTCGGGAAAGGGCCAAACTGTATTGTAGAAAAAGTTTTGAGTGGGAAGTCCAGGAATGTGTGATTCCGTTCTTGTACTCTTGTTGACCCTGCTGtaccgctagttcaccattatccgtagggtaacctttatccgtcctttttaagaacaatgtattaaggtatatcaagtcgacagatggtggtttgaaACTatcttgaaaatagtacaatttgaaactaccgttcATCGACTTCTGAATATCCCTGGCCTTGTTTAGCAgtgacaacggatataggtttaaGGCGGATAAAGGTTAAGTAACGTTATCAATCTAAATCTGTTTTTCTAGTGTCGTGTCCAGAAGGTTATACAAAGTGGCGCGGAACCTGCTACAAATTGTTCAACGAAGTCCCAAGGACCTTCAGCGATGCGGGTGAGACCTGTCGCAAAGatggcggcaccctcgccatgccccgagacgcttgGATCAACGGCTTCCTCGCCACCTTGTCTAACCGCAACAACTATTACTGGATAGGTCTGCACGATCCGCGCACGGAGGGACAGTGGGAGTGGGTGGACGGGTCTAAGCTTAGAAAGTACAGCTCGTGGTCCGAGGGACAACCAGATAGCAAATACGGGAACGAAGATTGCGTTGTTTACAACAGTAATGTCCCTGTAGCCGGGTATTGGTATGACCTGGAATGCCACAACAAAGAATACTTCTTCTGCCAGGTGGCTCCAGGTACTTCACTCTAAAGCACcataaatactagtatataacgttacatattttaaTATTCTCTTTAGAATATTATTGCCATCGCAGAACACATTTTCCCTCGTTCTTTAACTTACAGGACGTACTAGACGACAGGCTGAGCTCTCACCGCAATTATGAGACGATTTTCAGACCGTCTTCTTATTTTTCTTAGAAAACTCAACAGAAATAATACGAAACTGAAGTTCAAAAACTATTAGTTTGTTAGATTATACTCTAAGACACAATGCAAGGAATTTGCGAGTTTCATGTATAACATTATAACTTGTGaagatttgtgtattttctgtTTTTCGTTTGACATGTTCCATTGAAGAACAATTAATAGTATGTACTTCGATTAATGCCAATGTATATGGTTTTAAATTTGATGATTGTTATAGAAAACAGACGATGGTGATAGAAAACTGGAAAGCTTTGCATGGGATTGAAGAAAAGATGCAAAATGTAGTTGTAAAGGACACGGGACTGCAACTTATACAACCATGACAGGTATATAGTTGTATGTGCTGTCAACGTTTTTGACTTAAGGAGTTGatcttgtaaaacatttatTCTACAGAAAATCCACTCCCTTTGTATACTAGTAAgcataaaaagacaaaaacgcCAGTAAGGTTTACTGTAACCTGGACTTTGAGTGATAGTTGACAAAAAATATTTGTTGCATGACAACTAAAAACAAGCGATTGGGCATCATCATTTTATCTCCAAGCTGATCTTGCGACAGTACCacaaaatagtatcaaaagatggcagagtgaagccggcttaggagtgtgttttgctacaaggcaaatggacacctcttggctgactacacttaTGCCATCATAGGATCTACTTAGAGATTAATCACCATCAAGTTGTAATGTTGTGTACTTGAGATTTAGAAGTGATAAAGTAGACGCGCTATCTACCCTGTTGAACAAAAACTGCATATTTGTTGTAACCAGCTCTAGGCTACTGATATTATGAAACAAATACTGTTGAAATCCAACACAAAGCACAACTCGCCTTTTTGATAAAGCAACTCCAGTCTTTGCTAACGATTGGGTGGAGGGACAGCTGTCTTTTGTAACACCACCCTTTGCAAATTATGAATTATACACGTGAATTTAAATTCCATGCTAAGCAATATACAATTTCTAGTAATTAGTAGCTCCATTTTGGCAATGTCTACTTGAAAATGATGACAACACTAAAAGAAATGATGCAGCGTTTCAACTAAGAGTTTGACCAAAATTTATTACGTATCTGGTTCATGTCCTTCTGTTAACTTGTATCTAGAGTTAAGGAATGTAAAGAACCAatgacaatgtacaaaaatcagatttcttttcctatggtgacaatactttttGTTGTTAATTTGCTTGGGgtatttttggtcattgttcaCTGAACACCACTACAGTGAGCACTTCTAAACTTttatgatcatcatcatcagtcactccTAAACTTTTATCATACTTAAAAAATGTGTGATACTAGTAGCTTCATGCTTACAAGAAGACTTTGGAGAGTAACATGTATCACCAAGTTGATTGTAAAAGTTATGAAGATCAAAGAATATCAGTGTACAAACGTTATGCTTCACTGGATCTTTCatctacaaacatacaaaaaagtGACAGTACTAGTGTACAGTGTGCACCAGTTATCTAAACAACTTCATGCTTTAAAAGCAGCAAAACTAGAGACGAGTTTGGTTGCCCACATGTGATTCAAATTTTTTGTTTATAAACATGGTTGTCCGATTCTATGACCAAACAATATTCCTTTTTAACAATGTTACATCATAGTTTTTGAGGGTCATAACTATAAATATGTTCCGGCAGTACATACGTTtcatgtatgtgttttttttacatatctaGGCTCATAAAACATTCTTGGCTTCCTCATCACCAATACCTCGAAAAATATTTAGAGAAGCTGTCCTGACTAATTTTCAGTCCTGTAGGTACAAAAGTATCTGGTTCTAGTCCTATTTAGCCTCCGTTCTTGCTGCGTCTCCCCCGACTCCATACTTGGCCTTGAGCTTGGAGAGTTCCTCCTCCTTCTTCTTCTGGTCGACCTTCTTAAATGCCTATAAGAAGGGGAACAGAAATGCAGGACTccatgagaaaaaaatgatcACACATTGTATTTACCTGACATTAggaaaatgaaaatttacactcatgtaatttattgtaaacaaaaaatgACACGAAATTTATGAAGTAAATGGtatatgtacaaacaaaaacattaagaAAGTTTGATTTTATTATACTAATTTATAGATGAAATAGAAAGCTGACTTTTTCGTGacgtacatacatatacagcaaCGCATACATCATATTCATAGCAAATACAGTACTGTTGTAAAGGGTGCTAttataaaatgtacataatgCTTATAATACAATGCAACTGAAAGAGTAACCATGGAAGTATAATAAACTGTGAACAACTGTTAGCTGTAACTTTTTCAAAAATTCATGTTTTAAAAggatttcaaaatcaaatacaacatTGAAAACTCAATATTCAACACATAACAATAGCCAATATTCttaaaaaatgatgatataatATGCTTTATTAGAAACAAACTATCCTTGGCGGCAAGCCGGAAATATTGAAGAACTGCCTACCCTGTTGGGTTGGTAGTAAAGTACCACCAGATATCTGTTGCACACGTTAAACCCTGAGAGATGGTCGCAGGCATTCTTCGCATCAAAGATGTCTTCATAGACAACATATGCTGTGCCCTTTGTCTCTGGTGTGTTacccctgaaaaaaaattaagagcaCGAATATTAGTTGATCCCACATTTACTTGACATTATGGCATTGCCATAACTTCTAGAAAGAAATCCATATATACTAAATACAGTTTTGGCAAATTACAATATTAGCACTATTCGATAATCATCAGTTAGAGTTTGTATATATCCCATAATGCTTTGCTCAAATCTATCCCATAAAGCCTTGCACACTGAGCtgtaacagaaaacacaaattGGGTactaaaaattgtaaatatgaaccaaaatgtaaaatatgatTTCTATAAAATGTTCCCGAAAGTACCCTAGTGACAATTATGAGACTTTATGGTCAAGTCATATCTTAATTCGTCTGCTAAAGAAGTTTTTAGTGTAAAGCGTCATGGAACCACAACACAAAGACGTCAAGAGAATTGCCCCTATATAAAGGCAGCACACCTGTACTCCTTGGCGTGTTGTATGAAAGGAGAGAAGGTTAGCACTCCCCTTGATAAGGACGGAAGACCCGCTTGCGGGTTTACAACACATATACGGTTAAGGCATTGCCGCCTACTTCGCGGCATCTAACCAATTTTTTACGGTCGTCACTTTTACACACACATTCAATAAAAAAACTTCGGTACATCTACAAGACCGTCTCTACATGGTGCTGACCAGGCAAGGGTAATGGACAATTTTTTTATGGATAACCCTTTGATTTAAGCTGAATTTACCGTCCCTGACGCGTTATGTGCACTATGAAAAAGCCAGAATATTCTTTAGTAGACATTTATGTGGGCTTAAgccggaagaagaagaattttCGGACAAAGTCAAGGGATCGTTGACTTACATTCGGATCTGTCTGATGGCGCCGTACTTGCCGAAGATGTCGTACATCTCCTCTGCTGTGATCTTGTAGGGAAGGTTCCGCACGTAGAGGATTCGGTTCACCTCTGGCGGCAACCGAACCTGGGAAAGGGAAGGTGGAATTTTTTTAGAGGAAGGAAAATCATACATGTTTCCAAGCACAACAAGGCCAAGCACCCTATTCGAAAATCGGGATTTATATAAAAATAAGCGATCATAGGACTCATCGAACTAGCAAACCAAAATCAACGATGTACAGACTATAAATAAAACCCTGTTTTGAGCATATTTTGACGAAGAAGAAGGTTAAATTGGCGTTTTTTCTACTCACATTCGCCTTTCTCGCTGCTTGCATCGCCATCTTGAAAGCTTTGGTGTCGAGGGAACGTCATGACCACCTACAAACAAAGAGAGAAAGTTAGCAGCAAAATTGATACTCAGCACAAATACGTCAGTATACTAACGAAACATTAAAACTAAAAATACCAATACTAAAATCATAGGTAATAAATGTTATCTATATCAATTTGATGGATACACTTctgtttctgtaatttttgcTCAGTCCATAACGTGTTTGTACGCGGTGTGACGTCAGGATATCTCGCCCGACATCTCGCGAGATCTGAGGCGACATTTGGCAGGATTTGCGTTACGTCACCATTTTCCACGACTGCAGACGAGAGAAGACCACGTACCTGACAATTCCCGACATTTTCCCGCAACTTTTCAGCCTCAAACTCCTCAAACCGACCAAGTCTCGTCATGGACGGCACAACTCCTCCAACAAGACCAGACTCTCTCTATCCAGACGTCACGAAACCAGGTAAAATACAAACCGGGGGTTCATAAATGGGGGGAGGGGCCTTGGTGTTTATATTTTTCTTTCCGCTTTGGGGAGGGCAAAGCTAAAATCAATGGGACAAAATTATAATACATGTCGCACCAACACGTCTAACGATTCGCAACGTCTAGTTCCAGCGTAAAAGTGTTAGCTGTAATCATATTTACGAAAACATTGCATGTAAAAAAGACATTATTTAATACTTTTGTCGCTTTAAAAATATATCGTGATGTTGTCGAATGTGGAAATGGTGACTAAATGTCACATGATTATTTCCATGACCTTATTTTTGTCCCGGATCCATAATTTTGTTGTTAGCGAGTTATGGTCGATATTTTCGAGGAAGAATGTCTGTAGTAAATATCCACATCATTCAGAATATATTGAATTTATCTAAAAACATGGTATTGTATTATATGATATCCAGGAACATACAACTTATTACAAGGGAATGTACCTGATTAACATGTTCCATATTGTAGCAGTAAGGGGGGAAAATGAAGATGAAATTCTTGCATGAATTTGTAAAGAATTGACATTAAAAATTACTTAGCCACTAGGTTTTTCTAGTataatttttgtaaattttcaaaaCTGATAAATTTCTGAAAGCTGTTGATTTAAATTCACTATAATTTGCTAACCTTGCATATTTATAACCCTCATTGGAAAATTCCATCCAGAAAACAGGAAGTTTGACCATAAAACAGCAAAATCAAAAGTGAGATCATATCAGCCGTATACACATAAACGATAAACCATTGATAGCAATTACCATGTAATGAATAGGAAACATATCCATAAACCTTTAAACTAATTAGGAAACCCAGTCATAGTAGAGACCCTTAATGTAATTAGGAAACCAACCAATAGAGAGATTCTCCTAATGATTCAATGCCAACAGCATAATTGCAGACAA
The sequence above is drawn from the Branchiostoma floridae strain S238N-H82 chromosome 17, Bfl_VNyyK, whole genome shotgun sequence genome and encodes:
- the LOC118404108 gene encoding splicing factor 3B subunit 6-like, with the protein product MAMQAARKANVRLPPEVNRILYVRNLPYKITAEEMYDIFGKYGAIRQIRMGNTPETKGTAYVVYEDIFDAKNACDHLSGFNVCNRYLVVLYYQPNRAFKKVDQKKKEEELSKLKAKYGVGGDAARTEAK